A single window of Modestobacter italicus DNA harbors:
- a CDS encoding acyl-CoA carboxylase subunit beta codes for MTAVTAAPPPAATIDPRDPEDRLTRFFDAGSMQTLAPRDTSGVLAARGTVAGSPAIAYCTDATIMGGAMGVDGCRHIVDAIDAALRERVPVVGIWHSGGARLAEGVTALHAVGEVFAAMVRASGRVPQVSVVLGAAAGGAAYGPALTDLVIMGPAGRVFVTGPDVVRSVTGEVVDQEQLGGPDTHGRRSGVVHVVTDTETEALETARTAVDLLAAQGSFAPAEDGAAVDLMALLPEQRNRAYDVKPVVAALLDGPGLELHPRFAPNIITTLGRLAGRTVGVIANNPLRLGGCLDSASAEKAARFVRMCDAFGVPLVVLVDVPGYLPGVGQEWDGVVRRGAKLLHAFAEAVVPRVTLVTRKSYGGAYIAMNARSLGATAVFAWPGAEVAVMGAKAAVGILHRKKLAAAQPGEREALHAQLAAEHERIAGGVNRAREIGVVDDVVAPAETKRRLVAALAEAPSGRGAHGNIPL; via the coding sequence ATGACCGCTGTCACCGCCGCACCACCGCCCGCCGCGACGATCGACCCGCGGGACCCCGAGGACCGGCTCACCCGGTTCTTCGACGCCGGGTCGATGCAGACCCTCGCCCCCCGGGACACCTCCGGGGTCCTGGCGGCGCGCGGCACGGTGGCCGGTTCGCCGGCGATCGCCTACTGCACCGATGCCACGATCATGGGCGGGGCGATGGGCGTCGACGGCTGCCGGCACATCGTCGACGCGATCGACGCCGCGCTGCGGGAGCGGGTGCCGGTCGTCGGCATCTGGCACTCCGGCGGGGCCCGGCTGGCCGAGGGCGTCACGGCGCTGCACGCGGTCGGCGAGGTGTTCGCCGCGATGGTGCGGGCGTCGGGCCGGGTGCCGCAGGTCTCCGTGGTGCTCGGTGCGGCCGCGGGCGGCGCGGCCTACGGCCCGGCGCTCACCGACCTGGTGATCATGGGCCCGGCCGGGCGGGTCTTCGTGACCGGCCCGGACGTCGTCCGCTCGGTCACCGGCGAGGTCGTCGACCAGGAGCAGCTCGGCGGCCCGGACACCCACGGCCGGCGCTCCGGTGTCGTGCACGTGGTCACCGACACCGAGACCGAGGCGCTGGAGACGGCCCGGACGGCGGTCGACCTGCTCGCCGCGCAGGGCAGCTTCGCCCCGGCGGAGGACGGGGCCGCCGTCGACCTGATGGCGCTGCTCCCCGAGCAGCGCAACCGCGCCTACGACGTGAAGCCGGTGGTCGCCGCGCTGCTCGACGGGCCGGGCCTGGAGCTGCACCCGCGGTTCGCGCCGAACATCATCACCACGCTGGGCCGGCTGGCCGGCCGCACCGTCGGGGTGATCGCCAACAACCCGCTCCGGCTCGGTGGCTGCCTGGACTCCGCGTCGGCGGAGAAGGCGGCCCGGTTCGTGCGGATGTGCGATGCGTTCGGCGTGCCGCTGGTCGTGCTGGTCGACGTCCCCGGCTACCTGCCCGGCGTCGGCCAGGAGTGGGACGGCGTGGTGCGCCGCGGGGCGAAGCTGCTGCACGCCTTCGCCGAGGCGGTCGTGCCGCGGGTGACCCTGGTGACCCGCAAGTCCTACGGCGGCGCCTACATCGCGATGAACGCCCGCTCGCTGGGCGCCACCGCGGTGTTCGCCTGGCCGGGCGCCGAGGTGGCCGTGATGGGCGCGAAGGCCGCGGTCGGGATCCTGCACCGCAAGAAGCTCGCCGCGGCCCAGCCCGGGGAGCGGGAGGCGCTGCACGCGCAGCTCGCCGCCGAGCACGAGCGGATCGCCGGTGGGGTCAACCGGGCGCGGGAGATCGGCGTCGTGGACGACGTGGTCGCCCCGGCGGAGACCAAGCGCCGGCTGGTGGCCGCCCTGGCCGAGGCGCCCTCCGGCCGCGGGGCCCACGGCAACATCCCGCTCTGA
- a CDS encoding beta-ketoacyl-[acyl-carrier-protein] synthase family protein, producing the protein MSTPTDVVVTGLGATTPLGGDVATTWESLLAGRSGVSRITDDWAKDFPAQLVARLTDEPADQLDRVRVRRLDRSQQVAVVAAEEAWKDADGAGSGIDPLRLAVVFGTGIGGALTLLGQDDVLETKGPKRVSPFTIPMLMPNGPAAAVGLAIGARAGVHAPVSACASGAEAIRWGLDLLRFNRADMVVVGGTEACVHPLPMAGFAAMRAMSTRNDEPERASRPFDKGRDGFILGEGAAALVLERADAAAARGATVYARLAGAGATSDGYDLVAPHPEGEGAARAIGAAIRDAGLTPADIGHVNAHATSTPLGDLAEATAIRDAIGEHPLVTATKSQTGHLLGAAGALESVFTILALRDQVVPATANLEDPDDGAAIQALDIVRREARKATFSAALNDSFGFGGHNMALVFTTA; encoded by the coding sequence ATGAGCACGCCCACCGACGTCGTCGTCACCGGGCTCGGTGCCACCACGCCCCTCGGTGGTGACGTCGCCACCACCTGGGAGTCGCTGCTGGCCGGCCGGTCCGGGGTCAGCCGGATCACCGACGACTGGGCCAAGGACTTCCCCGCCCAGCTCGTCGCCCGGCTCACCGACGAGCCCGCCGACCAGCTCGACCGGGTCCGCGTCCGCCGGCTGGACCGCAGCCAGCAGGTCGCGGTCGTGGCCGCCGAGGAGGCCTGGAAGGACGCCGACGGCGCCGGGTCGGGCATCGACCCGCTGCGGCTCGCCGTCGTCTTCGGCACCGGCATCGGTGGCGCACTGACCCTGCTCGGCCAGGACGACGTCCTGGAGACCAAGGGTCCCAAGCGCGTCTCCCCCTTCACCATCCCGATGCTCATGCCCAACGGGCCGGCCGCCGCCGTCGGTCTGGCCATCGGCGCCCGCGCCGGGGTGCACGCCCCGGTGAGCGCCTGCGCCTCCGGCGCCGAGGCGATCCGGTGGGGGCTGGACCTGCTCCGCTTCAACCGGGCCGACATGGTCGTCGTCGGCGGCACCGAGGCCTGCGTGCACCCGCTGCCGATGGCCGGCTTCGCCGCGATGCGCGCCATGAGCACCCGCAACGACGAGCCCGAGCGCGCCTCGCGGCCGTTCGACAAGGGCCGGGACGGCTTCATCCTCGGCGAGGGCGCTGCCGCCCTGGTGCTCGAGCGCGCCGACGCGGCCGCCGCCCGGGGCGCCACCGTCTACGCCCGGCTGGCCGGCGCCGGCGCGACCTCCGACGGTTACGACCTGGTCGCGCCGCACCCGGAGGGCGAGGGGGCGGCCCGGGCCATCGGCGCCGCGATCCGCGACGCCGGGCTGACCCCGGCCGACATCGGGCACGTCAACGCGCACGCCACGTCGACGCCGCTGGGTGACCTCGCCGAGGCCACCGCCATCCGGGACGCGATCGGCGAGCACCCGCTGGTCACCGCCACCAAGAGCCAGACCGGCCACCTGCTCGGCGCGGCCGGCGCGCTGGAGTCGGTGTTCACCATCCTCGCGCTGCGCGACCAGGTCGTGCCGGCGACGGCCAACCTGGAGGACCCGGACGACGGGGCCGCCATCCAGGCGCTGGACATCGTCCGCCGCGAGGCGCGCAAGGCCACCTTCTCCGCCGCGCTGAACGACTCGTTCGGCTTCGGCGGCCACAACATGGCCCTGGTGTTCACGACGGCATGA
- a CDS encoding acyl carrier protein: MPSTADIQAGLGEILEEVAGVTPADATPEKSFTDDLDVDSLSMVEIATAVEDKFGVAIPDDELANIKTVGDAISFIEKNQG; this comes from the coding sequence GTGCCCAGCACCGCAGACATCCAGGCCGGCCTCGGCGAGATCCTGGAGGAGGTGGCCGGCGTGACCCCCGCCGACGCCACCCCCGAGAAGTCCTTCACCGACGACCTCGACGTCGACTCGCTGTCGATGGTCGAGATCGCCACCGCCGTCGAGGACAAGTTCGGCGTCGCCATCCCCGACGACGAGCTGGCCAACATCAAGACGGTCGGCGACGCGATCAGCTTCATCGAGAAGAACCAGGGCTGA
- a CDS encoding beta-ketoacyl-ACP synthase III, which yields MTSIKTRPGSPGAQILGLGAYRPRRRVTNDELAQTMDTNDEWIQTRVGIAERRWASEDETLVEMACAAGGKALAASGLAPDEVDLVILASASLRAPIPGIGPQVAHRLGIPRPGAFDLNAGCAGFCYALGMASDAIRTGDARNVLVVGVERLTDVTDMTDRTTAVIFADGAGAAVLGPADEPGIGPVAWGSDGDQYTAIEIAAGRSTMTMAGQAVYRWATTKLTETLTEAMDKAGVTAADIDVFAPHQANLRIIESMVKKLGFGEDTVVARDIVQSGNTSAASVPLALTALLESGQAKSGDLALVLGYGAGLTFAGQVLRLP from the coding sequence GTGACCAGCATCAAGACGCGGCCGGGCTCGCCCGGCGCGCAGATCCTCGGCCTCGGGGCCTACCGGCCGCGCCGGCGGGTGACCAACGACGAGCTGGCCCAGACGATGGACACCAACGACGAGTGGATCCAGACCCGGGTCGGCATCGCCGAGCGCCGCTGGGCGTCGGAGGACGAGACCCTGGTCGAGATGGCCTGCGCCGCCGGCGGCAAGGCGCTGGCGGCGAGCGGGCTGGCCCCCGACGAGGTCGACCTGGTGATCCTGGCCAGCGCGAGCCTGCGCGCGCCCATCCCCGGCATCGGGCCGCAGGTCGCGCACCGGCTGGGCATCCCCCGCCCCGGTGCCTTCGACCTCAACGCCGGGTGCGCCGGGTTCTGCTACGCCCTCGGCATGGCCTCGGACGCCATCCGCACCGGCGACGCGCGGAACGTGCTCGTGGTCGGGGTCGAGCGGCTGACCGACGTCACCGACATGACCGACCGGACCACCGCGGTGATCTTCGCCGACGGTGCCGGCGCGGCCGTCCTCGGGCCCGCCGACGAGCCGGGCATCGGCCCGGTGGCGTGGGGCAGCGACGGCGACCAGTACACCGCCATCGAGATCGCCGCCGGGCGCTCGACGATGACCATGGCCGGCCAGGCGGTCTACCGCTGGGCGACGACCAAGCTCACCGAGACGCTCACCGAGGCGATGGACAAGGCCGGCGTCACCGCCGCCGACATCGACGTCTTCGCCCCGCACCAGGCCAACCTGCGGATCATCGAGTCGATGGTCAAGAAGCTCGGCTTCGGCGAGGACACCGTCGTCGCCCGCGACATCGTGCAGTCCGGCAACACCTCGGCCGCCTCCGTGCCGCTGGCGCTCACCGCGCTGCTGGAGTCCGGCCAGGCCAAGTCCGGCGACCTGGCCCTGGTGCTCGGCTACGGCGCGGGGCTCACCTTCGCCGGCCAGGTGCTGCGGCTGCCATGA
- a CDS encoding acyltransferase domain-containing protein, translated as MTASRAGPSAWHGEQVLAVLAPGQGAQKPGMLTEWLDLPGAESFFRWAGAIADADLLELGTTGTSEAIVDTAVTQPLVVAMSLFIARELGGMPGPVVHTPQAGRDVVITGHSVGELTAAALAGVLSVEAAIALTAVRGRAMARACSQTPTGMSAVIGGDPDEVLAVIERHGLVPANRNGGGQVVAAGALEALDALKADPPAKARIVPLSVAGAFHTAYMSSAREELEGLVGGLRPADPSRLLLSNADGAAVVDGAEVVSRLVSQVTSPVRFDACLATLRDLGVTAVLELPPAGALAGLAKREWKGTGIEVLALSGPADLDRARELIAAERGRAEGEHAPDWRVVVSPVRGTVSPAEVPEGTHLPAGSPLGCVRSRREEVKVSAGYDGVLAEWLVQDGDLVDAGDPIARLYPEVS; from the coding sequence GTGACGGCATCCCGCGCAGGCCCCTCCGCCTGGCACGGTGAGCAGGTGCTTGCCGTTCTCGCCCCCGGACAGGGTGCCCAGAAGCCCGGGATGCTGACCGAGTGGCTCGACCTCCCCGGCGCCGAGTCGTTCTTCCGCTGGGCCGGTGCGATCGCCGACGCCGACCTGCTGGAGCTCGGCACGACGGGGACTTCAGAAGCTATCGTCGACACGGCGGTCACCCAGCCGCTCGTGGTGGCGATGAGCCTGTTCATCGCCCGCGAGCTCGGCGGGATGCCCGGTCCGGTGGTGCACACGCCCCAGGCCGGCCGCGACGTCGTCATCACCGGGCACAGCGTCGGCGAGCTCACCGCCGCCGCGCTGGCCGGCGTGCTGTCGGTCGAGGCGGCGATCGCGCTGACCGCCGTCCGCGGCCGGGCGATGGCCCGGGCCTGCTCCCAGACGCCGACCGGCATGTCCGCCGTCATCGGCGGCGACCCCGACGAGGTGCTCGCCGTCATCGAGCGGCACGGTCTCGTCCCGGCCAACCGCAACGGCGGCGGGCAGGTCGTGGCCGCCGGCGCCCTGGAGGCGCTGGACGCCCTCAAGGCCGACCCGCCGGCCAAGGCGCGGATCGTCCCGCTGTCGGTCGCCGGCGCCTTCCACACCGCCTACATGTCCTCGGCCCGCGAGGAGCTCGAGGGCCTGGTCGGCGGCCTGCGCCCGGCCGACCCCAGCCGGCTGCTGCTGTCCAACGCCGACGGTGCCGCCGTCGTCGACGGCGCGGAGGTCGTGTCCCGGCTGGTCAGCCAGGTCACCAGCCCGGTGCGCTTCGACGCCTGCCTGGCCACCCTGCGCGACCTCGGCGTCACCGCCGTCCTGGAGCTCCCCCCGGCCGGCGCGCTCGCCGGGCTGGCGAAGCGGGAGTGGAAGGGCACCGGCATCGAGGTGCTGGCGCTCAGCGGCCCGGCCGACCTCGACCGGGCGCGCGAGCTGATCGCCGCCGAGCGGGGCCGCGCGGAGGGCGAGCACGCCCCCGACTGGCGGGTCGTCGTCTCCCCGGTCCGCGGCACGGTCAGCCCCGCCGAGGTGCCCGAGGGCACCCACCTGCCCGCCGGCTCACCGCTCGGCTGCGTCCGCAGCCGCCGCGAGGAGGTCAAGGTCTCGGCCGGCTACGACGGCGTCCTCGCCGAGTGGCTGGTCCAGGACGGCGACCTCGTCGACGCCGGCGACCCCATCGCCCGTCTCTACCCGGAGGTCTCGTGA
- a CDS encoding PucR family transcriptional regulator yields MQAAARGATQPSEATLRRLERASGALATQAVARMDEELSWFRAMPAAQRSWVTIVAQAGIASLVEWCRNPGRPPRLTGEVFGAAPRELMHAVPLRRSVDLIKVTVEVVEDRVEQVAEPGDVDRLRLTVLQFSREIAFAVAHVYASYAENRGAWDARLEALVVDALVRGDRAEELPGRAAALGWAETEPVVVVVGSAPPGEHDSSTVVRRAARSMGCEVLVGVHADELVVVLGGGPDLTAATSRVCREFGAGPVVVGPRVDSLAHAGESASAALAGLHAAAAWPDAPRPVSADDLLPERALDGDPLARAALAEQVAAPLQSAGPELLETVRTVLGNGGNLEATARALFVHTNTVRYRLKRAAELTGCSATDPRGAWTLQLALALGQLEGQRSLWH; encoded by the coding sequence GTGCAGGCAGCAGCGCGCGGGGCCACCCAGCCGTCGGAGGCGACGCTGCGCCGGCTCGAGCGGGCCTCCGGCGCCCTGGCCACCCAGGCCGTGGCGCGGATGGACGAGGAGCTCTCCTGGTTCCGCGCCATGCCGGCCGCGCAGCGCTCCTGGGTCACCATCGTCGCCCAGGCCGGCATCGCCTCGCTGGTCGAGTGGTGCCGCAACCCGGGGCGCCCGCCCCGGCTGACCGGCGAGGTGTTCGGCGCCGCGCCGCGCGAGCTCATGCACGCCGTCCCGCTCCGGCGCTCGGTCGACCTCATCAAGGTCACCGTCGAGGTGGTCGAGGACCGGGTCGAGCAGGTCGCCGAGCCCGGGGACGTCGACCGGCTGCGGCTGACCGTGCTGCAGTTCAGCCGGGAGATCGCCTTCGCCGTCGCGCACGTCTACGCCAGCTACGCCGAGAACCGCGGCGCGTGGGACGCCCGGCTGGAGGCGCTCGTCGTCGACGCGCTGGTGCGCGGCGACCGCGCCGAGGAGCTGCCCGGCCGGGCCGCCGCGCTGGGCTGGGCGGAGACCGAGCCGGTGGTGGTCGTCGTCGGGTCGGCGCCTCCGGGCGAGCACGACTCGAGCACCGTCGTCCGCCGGGCCGCCCGCTCGATGGGCTGCGAGGTGCTGGTCGGGGTGCACGCCGACGAGCTGGTCGTCGTCCTCGGCGGCGGGCCGGACCTCACCGCGGCCACCTCCCGGGTCTGCCGGGAGTTCGGCGCCGGCCCGGTCGTCGTCGGCCCGCGGGTCGACTCGCTGGCGCACGCCGGGGAGTCGGCCTCCGCCGCGCTGGCCGGCCTGCACGCCGCCGCCGCCTGGCCGGACGCGCCGCGCCCGGTGTCCGCCGACGATCTGCTGCCCGAGCGCGCCCTGGACGGCGACCCGCTGGCCCGCGCCGCGCTGGCCGAGCAGGTGGCCGCGCCGCTGCAGTCCGCGGGCCCGGAGCTGCTGGAGACGGTGCGCACCGTGCTGGGCAACGGCGGCAACCTGGAGGCCACCGCGCGGGCGCTGTTCGTGCACACCAACACCGTCCGGTACCGGCTCAAGCGGGCGGCGGAGTTGACCGGGTGCTCGGCCACCGACCCCCGCGGGGCGTGGACCCTGCAGCTCGCGCTGGCCCTCGGTCAGCTGGAGGGCCAGCGCTCGCTCTGGCACTGA
- a CDS encoding phosphatase PAP2 family protein gives MQTALPGQTRSRVASVVPAWLAVGGSAVVVALLAWAVLAGLDPLLDADRAVSDALYAGDGRSRWLELVLQVATAPGLSASRAVVLLPVLAWLVLRRAGWTAAWVFVAAAGISPLTTLLKDAVGRLRPQFADGGAGYASFGYPSGHASGIAALVTILLVLAWPLLEPPARRAWLAVGAALVLLVGLTRIWLGVHYLSDVLGGWALGLGWTLLVALLVGALPGHRAALRPREI, from the coding sequence GTGCAGACCGCCCTTCCGGGTCAGACCCGCAGCCGTGTGGCCTCCGTCGTCCCGGCCTGGCTGGCGGTGGGCGGGTCCGCGGTCGTGGTCGCGCTGCTGGCCTGGGCGGTGCTCGCCGGCCTCGACCCGCTGCTGGACGCCGACCGCGCGGTGTCCGACGCGCTCTACGCCGGCGACGGCCGGTCCCGGTGGCTGGAGCTGGTGCTGCAGGTCGCCACCGCGCCCGGGCTGTCGGCCAGCCGCGCGGTCGTGCTGCTGCCCGTCCTGGCCTGGCTGGTGCTGCGCCGCGCCGGGTGGACCGCGGCCTGGGTCTTCGTCGCCGCCGCCGGGATCAGCCCGCTGACCACCCTGCTCAAGGACGCCGTGGGCCGGCTGCGACCGCAGTTCGCCGACGGCGGGGCCGGCTACGCGTCCTTCGGCTACCCCAGCGGCCACGCCTCGGGGATCGCCGCGCTGGTGACGATCCTGCTGGTCCTGGCCTGGCCGCTGCTCGAGCCGCCCGCCCGGCGGGCCTGGCTCGCCGTCGGCGCGGCCCTCGTGCTGCTGGTCGGGCTCACCCGGATCTGGCTGGGCGTGCACTACCTGTCCGACGTGCTGGGCGGTTGGGCCCTGGGCCTGGGGTGGACGCTGCTCGTCGCGCTGCTCGTCGGTGCCCTGCCCGGGCACCGTGCCGCACTCCGCCCGAGGGAGATCTGA
- a CDS encoding pirin family protein produces MLDSHVLLAPDDGSLGPLLRLADDRLGPGAGYGRHAHAAVDVVAVVLSGSLRHAWGREAVLGPGDVAVLRAGRGLEHDEVAGAGGAHVLQTYLRSADPAGQPAHDVLLRPAGWVDLGRADARLWTGAAGPDVPPGLRVVVRDGDVTTAVGEGPVAPGASVCVWQLDAARPAWAR; encoded by the coding sequence ATGCTCGACTCGCACGTGCTGCTCGCCCCGGACGACGGGTCGCTGGGGCCGTTGTTGCGGCTGGCCGACGACCGGCTCGGGCCGGGCGCCGGGTACGGGCGGCACGCGCACGCCGCCGTGGACGTCGTGGCGGTCGTGCTGTCCGGCTCGCTGCGGCACGCCTGGGGGCGGGAGGCGGTGCTCGGGCCGGGTGACGTCGCGGTGCTGCGGGCCGGCCGCGGCCTCGAGCACGACGAGGTGGCCGGGGCCGGGGGAGCGCACGTCCTGCAGACCTACCTGCGGTCGGCCGACCCCGCCGGCCAGCCCGCGCACGACGTCCTGCTCCGGCCGGCCGGCTGGGTGGACCTCGGCCGCGCCGACGCCCGGCTGTGGACCGGGGCGGCGGGGCCGGACGTCCCACCCGGGCTGCGGGTCGTCGTCCGGGACGGCGACGTCACCACCGCGGTCGGCGAGGGGCCGGTCGCCCCCGGGGCCTCCGTCTGCGTGTGGCAGCTGGACGCCGCGCGGCCGGCCTGGGCGCGCTGA
- a CDS encoding maleylpyruvate isomerase N-terminal domain-containing protein codes for MVASWPEARTAFTDAAGWFVRTVALVDDRWAEPGLGEWDVRALVGHTSRALLTVESYLARPAATVEVGSAAGYFSAVRGAGDPAAVAARGRDAGAALGPEPDAAVAELAERVLALVGTRDGSELLTTIAGGMRLVDYLPTRTFELVVHTLDLARALAAPLDVPARPAAQALALVADLAVTSGRAGDLLLLATGRPGPASGFSVL; via the coding sequence ATGGTGGCGAGCTGGCCCGAGGCCCGGACGGCGTTCACCGACGCCGCGGGGTGGTTCGTGCGCACGGTCGCGCTGGTGGACGACCGGTGGGCCGAGCCCGGCCTGGGCGAGTGGGACGTCCGCGCCCTGGTCGGCCACACCAGCCGGGCGCTGCTGACCGTCGAGAGCTACCTCGCCCGTCCGGCCGCCACCGTCGAGGTCGGCTCTGCCGCCGGCTACTTCTCCGCCGTCCGCGGGGCCGGCGACCCCGCCGCCGTGGCGGCGCGCGGGCGGGACGCCGGGGCGGCCCTCGGACCCGAGCCGGACGCGGCGGTGGCCGAGCTCGCCGAGCGGGTGCTGGCGCTGGTCGGCACCCGGGACGGCAGCGAGCTGCTCACCACGATCGCCGGCGGCATGCGGCTGGTGGACTACCTGCCGACCCGGACGTTCGAGCTGGTGGTGCACACGCTGGACCTGGCCCGGGCGCTGGCGGCCCCGCTGGACGTCCCCGCCCGCCCGGCGGCGCAGGCCCTCGCGCTGGTCGCCGACCTCGCGGTCACCAGCGGGCGGGCCGGTGACCTGCTGCTGCTCGCCACCGGCCGCCCCGGACCCGCCTCGGGCTTCTCCGTCCTCTGA
- a CDS encoding M20 metallopeptidase family protein produces the protein MPADTTAAADLLAAARADAARTVDLRRRLHRQPEIGLQLPKTQAIVLEALADLPIEVSTGTSISSVVGVLRGARPGPTYLLRGDMDALPVQEDTGLDFASEVPGVMHACGHDTHVAMLLGAARLLSERRDALAGQVAFMVQPGEEGHHGARFMLDEGLLDVVPEAPVSGAFALHVSTMWRSGTINVRPGPMMASADQWTVTVHGRGGHASTPHLSANPVPVAAEIILALQSMVTRRVDVFDPAVVTVGHLEAGRTDNVIPETALVHGTIRTLSAERRADVLASVQRVGEHVALAHDMTAEFVHVEGYPVTVNDADVAAQVTATAAALLGPENSAVMPVPLMGAEDFSYVLERVPGAMAFLGACPPELDPGTAPGNHSNLVRFDEDALPNGVAMYAQMALQALA, from the coding sequence ATGCCCGCAGACACCACCGCAGCCGCTGACCTGCTCGCCGCCGCCCGCGCCGACGCCGCCCGCACCGTCGACCTCCGCCGTCGCCTGCACCGGCAGCCCGAGATCGGCCTGCAGCTGCCGAAGACGCAGGCGATCGTGCTCGAGGCCCTCGCCGACCTGCCGATCGAGGTGAGCACCGGCACCAGCATCAGCTCGGTGGTCGGCGTGCTCCGCGGCGCCCGCCCCGGCCCGACCTACCTGCTCCGCGGCGACATGGACGCCCTGCCGGTGCAGGAGGACACCGGCCTGGACTTCGCCTCCGAGGTGCCCGGCGTGATGCACGCCTGTGGGCACGACACCCACGTCGCGATGCTGCTCGGCGCCGCCCGGCTGCTCAGCGAGCGCCGCGACGCCCTCGCCGGCCAGGTAGCGTTCATGGTGCAGCCGGGGGAGGAGGGCCACCACGGTGCCCGGTTCATGCTGGACGAGGGGCTGCTCGACGTCGTCCCGGAGGCGCCGGTCAGCGGCGCGTTCGCGCTGCACGTCTCCACGATGTGGCGCAGCGGGACGATCAACGTCCGGCCCGGCCCGATGATGGCCTCGGCGGACCAGTGGACGGTCACCGTGCACGGCCGGGGTGGGCACGCCTCGACCCCGCACCTGTCCGCCAACCCGGTGCCGGTGGCCGCCGAGATCATCCTGGCGCTGCAGTCGATGGTCACCCGCCGCGTCGACGTCTTCGACCCGGCCGTGGTCACCGTGGGGCACCTGGAGGCCGGCCGGACCGACAACGTCATCCCGGAGACCGCGCTGGTGCACGGCACGATCCGCACCCTCTCCGCGGAGCGGCGGGCCGACGTCCTGGCCTCGGTGCAGCGGGTCGGTGAGCACGTGGCGCTCGCGCACGACATGACGGCGGAGTTCGTGCACGTCGAGGGCTACCCGGTGACCGTGAACGACGCCGACGTCGCCGCCCAGGTGACCGCGACGGCCGCCGCGCTGCTCGGCCCGGAGAACAGCGCGGTCATGCCGGTGCCGCTGATGGGCGCCGAGGACTTCTCCTACGTACTCGAGCGGGTGCCCGGCGCGATGGCGTTCCTCGGCGCCTGCCCGCCGGAGCTGGACCCGGGCACCGCGCCGGGCAACCACTCCAACCTCGTCCGCTTCGACGAGGACGCGCTGCCGAACGGCGTGGCCATGTACGCCCAGATGGCCCTGCAGGCCCTCGCCTGA
- a CDS encoding type IV toxin-antitoxin system AbiEi family antitoxin domain-containing protein → MEPSLRNAMTRFGGVFATADALAAGVGKKEIGPLVRSGAWHRIRYGVYTTGEVWRSHEREGRIHRLECAAVLRRLERDSVVVSHGSAARLHELVLPAP, encoded by the coding sequence GTGGAGCCCTCGCTGCGCAACGCCATGACCCGCTTCGGCGGCGTCTTCGCCACCGCTGATGCGCTGGCCGCAGGCGTCGGCAAGAAGGAGATCGGACCCCTGGTGCGCTCGGGGGCGTGGCACCGCATCCGGTACGGGGTCTACACGACCGGGGAGGTCTGGCGCTCGCACGAGCGTGAAGGGCGCATCCACCGACTCGAGTGCGCAGCCGTCCTGCGCCGGCTCGAGCGGGACTCGGTGGTCGTCAGCCACGGTTCAGCGGCGCGCCTGCACGAGCTCGTCCTCCCCGCACCCTGA